One Aegilops tauschii subsp. strangulata cultivar AL8/78 chromosome 7, Aet v6.0, whole genome shotgun sequence genomic window carries:
- the LOC109775797 gene encoding protein IQ-DOMAIN 9 isoform X1, which produces MGSGDWFKTIISKKKSKRGKSKHAKKVAAQRNGANLPQQKPSNAPSSSSDPEDNAALEDWAATRIQNAFRRHKARRTLRCLRGVKRLRIVGQSNPVTKQTSATLSYIQSWNKLQAELRNRRAFMVTEGRNRKKKQENQVKLDAKLQNLQVAWNGGSNTMDEIVARIHLREEAAVKRERAMAYAFNHQWRAKSATSQGNFNYGVGNGGWGWSWMDRWIAARPWEPRSMVTPENPKKGQSKKDNTSTNQSALKLQGAISLSNNTSDRKVPKKKSSPSPDKKKPAAKTEQKPVAKTEQKPKAAGPPKAKPKDMKRNQEKQQQPAVPAITA; this is translated from the exons ATGGGGTCCGGGGACTGGTTCAAGACCATCATCAGCAAGAAGAAGTCGAAACGGGGCAAGTCAAAGCACGCAAAG AAGGTTGCTGCGCAACGCAACGGAGCCAACCTGCCGCAGCAAAAGCCTAGCAACGCTCCTTCTTCCAGCAGCGACCCTGAAGACAATGCAGCACTCGAAGATTGGGCAGCTACCCGGATCCAGAACGCGTTTCGGCGCCACAAG GCAAGGAGGACTCTCCGTTGCCTGAGGGGAGTTAAAAGACTGCGCATTGTTGGGCAGAGCAATCCAGTTACCAAGCAGACTAGTGCCACATTGAGCTACATACAGTCTTGGAACAAGTTACAGGCTGAGCTAAGAAACCGGCGTGCTTTCATGGTCACAGAAGGGCGTAACAGGAAGAAGAAGCAAGAGAATCAGGTCAAACTTGACGCGAAACTCCAGAATCTGCAG GTTGCATGGAATGGAGGCTCGAACACCATGGATGAAATAGTTGCCAGGATACATCTAAGGGAAGAAGCAGCAGTAAAGCGTGAGCGAGCCATGGCGTATGCGTTTAACCATCAG TGGAGGGCAAAGTCTGCCACAAGCCAAGGAAACTTCAACTATGGGGTCGGGAACGGTGGCTGGGGCTGGAGCTGGATGGACCGCTGGATCGCTGCACGGCCATGGGAGCCCCGATCCATGGTCACCCCTGAAAACCCGAAGAAGGGACAATCAAAGAAAGACAACACCAGCACAAACCAGTCAGCTCTGAAGCTGCAAGGTGCAATCAGTCTAAGCAACAACACCAGTGACCGGAAAGTTCCCAAGAAAAAGTCATCCCCATCTCCTGACAAGAAGAAACCGGCAGCGAAAACGGAGCAGAAACCAGTAGCGAAAACAGAGCAGAAACCAAAGGCGGCCGGCCCTCCcaaggcgaagccaaaggacATGAAGAGGAACCAGGAGAAGCAGCAACAACCCGCGGTTCCTGCCATCACTGCTTGA
- the LOC109775799 gene encoding protein CHAPERONE-LIKE PROTEIN OF POR1, chloroplastic: MARQSAAAHKVRPAWPVKQHGNPPPTSSSPPPCSIHPSAMQAAVALSQSQASLLVRRLPRPYYYAGGPEPDDGVLLLGRRGVSLPLPLPRLRLRRACCSSSLPVGTGAGAGSEHVLVFPRQKTWDPYKLLGVDHDASEEEINSARNFLLQQYAGYEENEEAIEGAYDKIMMKSYSHRKKSKINLKRKLIKQVEESPSWVKSLLGHFEVPSMDVVSKRFALFGFIAGWSIATSAETGPTFQLALALVSCIYFLNDKMKNLARASATGLGLFAGGWIVGSLVVPVIPAFVFPRTWCLELLTSLVAYVFLFLGCTLVK, translated from the exons ATGGCCCGCCAGTCGGCGGCAGCCCACAAGGTGAGACCGGCCTGGCCCGTAAAGCAACACGGCAACCCACCACCTACGTCGTCGTCTCCGCCGCCTTGCTCTATCCATCCGTCGGCGATGCAGGCCGCCGTCGCCTTGAGCCAGAGCCAGGCGTCCCTTCTCGTCCGGCGGCTCCCAAGGCCTTACTACTACGC CGGCGGGCCGGAGCCGGATGATGGTGTGCTGCTGCTAGGACGACGAGGCGTGTCGCTCCCGCTCCCGCTCccgcggctgcggctgcggcgcGCCTGTTGCTCCTCGAGCCTACCCGTCGgtaccggcgccggcgccggcagTG AGCATGTCCTTGTATTCCCAAGACAAAAAACATGGGATCCTTACAAGCTTCTTGGTGTTGACCATGATGCATCTGAAGAAGAGATCAATAGTGCAAGAAACTTCCTCCTTCAACAATACGCTGGGTATGAAGAAAACGAAGAGGCAATTGAAGGTGCCTATGATAAGATAATGATGAAGAGCTACTCACACCGTAAGAAGTCCAAAATCAACCTGAAAAGGAAATTAATTAAGCAAGTGGAAGAATCCCCATCATGGGTTAAGTCACTGCTTGGACACTTTGAGGTGCCATCGATGGATGTTGTGTCAAAAAGATTTGCTCTTTTCGGATTTATTGCTGGGTGGAGCATCGCAACTTCTGCTGAGACTGGACCTACCTTCCAG CTTGCACTGGCACTCGTGTCATGCATATACTTTCTCAACGACAAGATGAAAAACCTTGCCAGGGCGTCTGCTACAGG GCTTGGACTCTTTGCGGGTGGCTGGATAGTAGGTTCGCTGGTAGTCCCAGTGATCCCGGCATTTGTTTTCCCGCGTACTTGGTGTCTGGAGCTCCTTACTTCGCTGGTCGCTTATGTATTTCTATTCTTGGGTTGCACTCTCGTCAAGTGA
- the LOC109775797 gene encoding protein IQ-DOMAIN 9 isoform X2: MGSGDWFKTIISKKKSKRGKSKHAKVAAQRNGANLPQQKPSNAPSSSSDPEDNAALEDWAATRIQNAFRRHKARRTLRCLRGVKRLRIVGQSNPVTKQTSATLSYIQSWNKLQAELRNRRAFMVTEGRNRKKKQENQVKLDAKLQNLQVAWNGGSNTMDEIVARIHLREEAAVKRERAMAYAFNHQWRAKSATSQGNFNYGVGNGGWGWSWMDRWIAARPWEPRSMVTPENPKKGQSKKDNTSTNQSALKLQGAISLSNNTSDRKVPKKKSSPSPDKKKPAAKTEQKPVAKTEQKPKAAGPPKAKPKDMKRNQEKQQQPAVPAITA, encoded by the exons ATGGGGTCCGGGGACTGGTTCAAGACCATCATCAGCAAGAAGAAGTCGAAACGGGGCAAGTCAAAGCACGCAAAG GTTGCTGCGCAACGCAACGGAGCCAACCTGCCGCAGCAAAAGCCTAGCAACGCTCCTTCTTCCAGCAGCGACCCTGAAGACAATGCAGCACTCGAAGATTGGGCAGCTACCCGGATCCAGAACGCGTTTCGGCGCCACAAG GCAAGGAGGACTCTCCGTTGCCTGAGGGGAGTTAAAAGACTGCGCATTGTTGGGCAGAGCAATCCAGTTACCAAGCAGACTAGTGCCACATTGAGCTACATACAGTCTTGGAACAAGTTACAGGCTGAGCTAAGAAACCGGCGTGCTTTCATGGTCACAGAAGGGCGTAACAGGAAGAAGAAGCAAGAGAATCAGGTCAAACTTGACGCGAAACTCCAGAATCTGCAG GTTGCATGGAATGGAGGCTCGAACACCATGGATGAAATAGTTGCCAGGATACATCTAAGGGAAGAAGCAGCAGTAAAGCGTGAGCGAGCCATGGCGTATGCGTTTAACCATCAG TGGAGGGCAAAGTCTGCCACAAGCCAAGGAAACTTCAACTATGGGGTCGGGAACGGTGGCTGGGGCTGGAGCTGGATGGACCGCTGGATCGCTGCACGGCCATGGGAGCCCCGATCCATGGTCACCCCTGAAAACCCGAAGAAGGGACAATCAAAGAAAGACAACACCAGCACAAACCAGTCAGCTCTGAAGCTGCAAGGTGCAATCAGTCTAAGCAACAACACCAGTGACCGGAAAGTTCCCAAGAAAAAGTCATCCCCATCTCCTGACAAGAAGAAACCGGCAGCGAAAACGGAGCAGAAACCAGTAGCGAAAACAGAGCAGAAACCAAAGGCGGCCGGCCCTCCcaaggcgaagccaaaggacATGAAGAGGAACCAGGAGAAGCAGCAACAACCCGCGGTTCCTGCCATCACTGCTTGA